One region of Qipengyuania gaetbuli genomic DNA includes:
- a CDS encoding mechanosensitive ion channel family protein yields the protein MLERYDPRNWPISYEGLIETAVALGSSIVLALIVHYVAFALLRRFTSASESQIDDVIVQRVRKPLRWAMIGFAISIAAENDHLVGDGWDVLAKFLQPFVLGWVAYAVVKGFAAGYERQVELAGDEVATRSLRTRIAILSRTATFAIVIITVSLIMLSIPGVAKVGTTMLASAGLAALAIGAAAQPALKSLIAGLQMALTQPLRIGDLVKVDGQAGRVEEIRMSFVTVRTWDERVLVVPTARFLDNTFENWSRVSEKLTGPVMLHLDPASEVEPIREEFEAFVKAHPLWDGRNLALVMTEAYPESIELRLSMSAETIGDLFNLRCAVREHMVKWLRENQPDALIRHRLEVEAANARAKEV from the coding sequence ATGCTAGAACGCTACGATCCCCGCAACTGGCCGATTTCCTACGAAGGCCTGATTGAAACCGCAGTCGCGCTGGGCAGCTCGATCGTCCTCGCGCTGATCGTCCATTACGTCGCCTTCGCCCTGCTGCGGCGGTTCACCAGCGCCTCGGAAAGCCAGATCGACGACGTGATCGTCCAGCGCGTGCGCAAGCCGCTGCGCTGGGCCATGATCGGGTTTGCCATCTCGATTGCAGCTGAAAACGACCACCTCGTCGGTGACGGCTGGGACGTTCTGGCAAAATTCCTCCAGCCCTTCGTTCTGGGCTGGGTCGCCTATGCCGTGGTCAAGGGTTTCGCAGCCGGATACGAACGCCAGGTAGAACTGGCAGGCGACGAGGTGGCGACCCGTTCGCTGCGCACGCGCATCGCGATCCTGTCGCGCACCGCGACCTTCGCCATCGTCATCATCACCGTCTCGCTGATCATGCTGAGCATTCCGGGTGTCGCCAAGGTCGGCACCACCATGCTTGCATCGGCCGGTCTTGCCGCACTGGCCATCGGTGCTGCCGCCCAACCGGCGCTGAAGTCTCTGATCGCAGGCCTCCAGATGGCGCTGACCCAGCCGCTCCGCATCGGGGACCTCGTCAAGGTGGACGGCCAGGCCGGGCGCGTGGAAGAGATCCGCATGAGCTTCGTGACAGTGCGGACCTGGGACGAACGCGTGCTGGTGGTGCCGACCGCACGCTTCCTCGACAACACGTTCGAGAACTGGTCACGGGTAAGCGAGAAGCTGACCGGCCCGGTCATGCTCCATCTCGACCCGGCAAGCGAGGTCGAGCCGATCCGCGAGGAGTTCGAAGCCTTCGTAAAAGCGCACCCCCTGTGGGACGGCCGCAATCTCGCGCTAGTCATGACCGAAGCCTATCCGGAAAGCATCGAGCTGCGCCTGTCGATGAGCGCAGAGACTATCGGCGATCTCTTCAACCTGCGCTGCGCGGTGCGCGAACACATGGTGAAGTGGCTGCGCGAAAACCAGCCGGATGCGCTTATCCGCCACCGCCTCGAAGTCGAAGCGGCCAACGCGCGGGCGAAAGAGGTCTGA
- a CDS encoding sensor histidine kinase: protein MIAAVRTTRRWPNAAMSLVIFALMIAVVYLVYQTLSSERDEREQSRLTASVLAELQQVEVAALNAETGQRGYLITLDRRYLASYEEGSEQIEPTLRRLRALLKGQTTVRQEELLDQIDALARAKFAEMERSVLLVQDGRLLDARRAVLSDEGQEAMERLRRAIEEMRLIERDILAAQAAETARLEARILPLLGGLIVLILIAILLGARLVSRAARAEAEAAQAAAVVEARDRADLLARELNHRVKNLFAVVLAIVQMSARDKPEAKPVTDSISERIRALLTAHEVSQGALETQVASLEALVDTSLAPYRSSSQTATIGGPEVLVPAKRITPLGLVFHELTTNAVKYGAWANGGTIDVSWERKDDRVVLVWKESGVPLDGEPERQGFGSLLMNSAARQFGGSVTRDFTPDGLVVTIDLPADEGPASLATDNANP, encoded by the coding sequence ATGATCGCCGCTGTGCGCACGACGCGCCGATGGCCCAATGCGGCGATGTCGCTCGTCATCTTCGCGTTGATGATCGCGGTCGTCTACCTCGTCTACCAGACACTCTCCAGTGAACGGGACGAGCGAGAACAGTCGCGCCTGACTGCCAGCGTGCTTGCCGAATTGCAGCAGGTCGAAGTCGCCGCGCTCAATGCGGAAACCGGCCAGCGCGGCTATCTCATCACGCTCGACCGGCGTTACCTCGCATCCTACGAGGAAGGCAGCGAACAGATCGAACCGACGCTGCGCCGCCTGCGTGCACTGCTCAAGGGGCAGACCACGGTCAGGCAGGAAGAGCTGCTCGACCAGATCGATGCCCTGGCACGCGCCAAGTTCGCCGAGATGGAACGCAGCGTGCTGCTGGTGCAGGACGGCCGCCTGCTCGATGCGCGTCGTGCGGTCCTGTCCGACGAAGGGCAGGAAGCGATGGAACGGCTGCGCCGTGCGATCGAGGAAATGCGCCTGATCGAACGCGACATCCTGGCCGCACAGGCTGCGGAAACCGCCCGGTTGGAGGCACGCATCCTGCCGCTGCTCGGCGGTCTCATCGTCCTTATCCTGATCGCCATCCTGCTGGGCGCGAGGCTGGTATCGCGGGCCGCCCGGGCCGAAGCGGAGGCCGCACAGGCCGCTGCCGTGGTCGAGGCACGCGACCGCGCCGACCTGCTTGCGCGCGAACTCAACCACCGCGTGAAGAACCTCTTCGCGGTGGTCCTCGCCATCGTCCAGATGAGCGCGCGCGACAAACCGGAAGCAAAGCCTGTCACGGACAGCATTTCTGAGCGTATTCGCGCGCTCCTGACCGCGCACGAAGTAAGTCAGGGTGCGCTGGAGACACAGGTCGCTTCGCTCGAGGCGCTGGTCGACACCTCGCTCGCACCCTACCGCTCGTCTTCGCAAACGGCGACCATCGGCGGCCCCGAAGTACTTGTCCCAGCCAAGCGGATCACGCCGCTCGGCCTCGTGTTCCATGAGCTGACCACCAATGCCGTGAAATACGGTGCCTGGGCGAACGGCGGGACCATCGACGTATCCTGGGAACGCAAGGACGATCGCGTCGTGCTGGTGTGGAAGGAAAGCGGCGTCCCTCTCGACGGAGAGCCCGAGCGGCAGGGCTTCGGCAGCCTGCTGATGAACTCCGCCGCGCGCCAGTTCGGCGGATCGGTCACGCGGGATTTCACGCCCGACGGGCTCGTCGTGACTATCGACCTGCCTGCCGACGAAGGCCCCGCTTCGCTTGCAACCGATAACGCCAATCCGTAG